From a region of the Oryza sativa Japonica Group chromosome 6, ASM3414082v1 genome:
- the LOC4340523 gene encoding PLAT domain-containing protein 3 produces MAPKIPIFFFLLALAAGVQGETGGVGGGGGNVEYNCVYTVFVRTGSAWKGGTDSTIGVEFAGADGRGVRIADLERWGGLMGAGHDYYERGNLDVFSGRGPCLPAAPCWMNLTSDGAGAHHGWYCNYVEVTATGPHRGCAQRRFDVEQWLATDASPYRLTAVRDQCRGHAAA; encoded by the coding sequence ATGGCCCCCAAAAtccccatcttcttcttcctcctcgccctgGCTGCCGGCGTGCAGGGTGAGAccggcggtgtcggcggcggcggaggcaacgTGGAGTACAACTGCGTGTACACCGTGTTCGTGAGGACGGGGTCCGCGTGGAAGGGCGGCACGGACTCGACGATCGGCGTGGAGTTCGCCGGCGCGGACGGGCGCGGCGTGCGGATCGCCGACCTGGAGCGGTGGGGCGGCCTGATGGGCGCCGGCCACGACTACTACGAGCGGGGCAACCTGGACGTGTTCAGCGGCCGCGGCCCGTGCCTCCCGGCGGCGCCGTGCTGGATGAACCTCACctccgacggcgccggcgcccaccACGGGTGGTACTGCAACTACGTCGAGGTGACGGCCACCGGCCCGCACCGCGGGTGCGCGCAGCGGCGGTTCGACGTCGAGCAGTGGCTCGCCACCGACGCCTCGCCGTACCGGCTCACCGCCGTGCGCGACCAGTGCCGGGGCCACGCCGCGGCGTGA
- the LOC107281246 gene encoding uncharacterized protein: MRAGLKDTLFPDDPFRGLGGMPHAQRAWRVASYFVPALDWDAGYSAASFWYDLLADVHRFVLPAAVGVRGDGELEEPRGGAGGHVVAAGGVHHRRQGEGFRRPTAVHVARLHVGLLHRCPAGHSWIPQAGDPDGFHVTAGDHRVHGRHGGRDHAAAAQGHPRHDALTTKKVSAFVVGAITLIVAPFAVPSASFTRDIGRAVAECAEHDGGHGRGEAEAAREVGDRRGRSGTRGGSEDAEVEEEEEREHREGGAARRGGERGEKCERERGGGRQGDDVATLTCGAHVGPMLTQLSRRTKQG; this comes from the exons atgcgGGCGGGGCTGAAGGACACACTCTTTCCCGACGACCCGTTCCGCGGGCTCGGCGGGATGCCGCACGCGCAGCGCGCATGGCGGGTGGCGAGTTACTTCGTGCCGGCGCTGGACTGGGACGCGGGGTACTCCGCGGCGAGCTTCTGGTATGACCTCCTCGCCGACGTACACAGATTCGTGCTTCCTGCTGCCGTTGGTGTACGCGGTGATGGGGAGCTCGAGGAACCTCGGGGTGGGGCCGGTGGCCACGTCGTCGCTGCTGGTGGCGTCCATCATCGGCGGCAAGGTGAGGGCTTCCGACGACCCACGGCTGTACACGTAGCTCGTCTTCACGTCGGCCTTCTTCACCGGTGTCCTGCTGGCCACTCTTGGATTCCTCAG GCCGGGGATCCTGATGGATTTCATGTCACGGCCGGCGATCACCGGGTTCATGGGCGGCATGGTGGTCGTGATCATGCAGCAGCAGCTCAAGGGCATCCTCGGCATGACGCACTTACCACAAAGAAAGTCTCCGCGTTCGTCGTCGGGGCCATCACGCTCATCGTCGCGCCGTTCGCCGTCCCTTCCGCGTCGTTCACCCGTGACATCGGGCGCGCCGTTGCCGAGTGCGCGGAGCATGACGGCGGCCATGGAcggggagaggcggaggcggcccgTGAGGTGGGAGACCGCCGGGGGAGAAGTGGGACCCGTGGTGGCAGCGAGGATgcggaagtggaggaggaggaggagcgcgagcaccgggagggaggcgcggcgcggcgcggcggggagagaggagagaagtgtgagagagagagaggagggggaagacagggtgatgacgtggcaacgctgacatgtggggctcacgtgggtcccatgtTGACTCAGCTGTCACGCAGGACAAAACAGGGGTAA
- the LOC107281160 gene encoding uncharacterized protein produces the protein MTSFHNVAQDKYNHFLAPKTNIVESFAATNEQDKARYMARLTYSMKCLKFLLRQGLAARGHYESEKSLNKGNFLEMLSMLAENFEEVGKVVLNNAPKNCKLTAPEIQKQIANCCAKETTKLIMEDLGDEYFAILADESSDVYQKEQLALCLRYVDKKGRVVERFLGVVHVENTTSLTLKAAIESLLMEHSLSLSKVRGQGYDGASNMKGHANGLKKLIMDECPSAYYVHCFAHQLQLTLVAVAKENPDCVWFFEQLRFLLNLLGNSCKKTEMLRVAQAQRIVEELDLGDIETGKGLNQEMGLGRPADTRWGSHYKTVMHVLSLYPSIQKVLIMVGKDRSFGAECANAQTVLTIFQSFEFVFMAHLMQTVLGFTSDLNHALQKRDQDIVNAVGLILLTKFQLQQLREDPGWDDFLQEVQSFCVKHKIKIPDMDSFYRPVGRDRRFFIKIKNMHRFHVDMFLSVIDRQLQELNERFDEVNTDLLLCMAAFSPIDNFASWDKDKLIKLARFYPNDFSSTEMNHLPSALKLFLTEMRIDERFRKVKNLANLSIMIVETKLHNRHEIVYKLLKLVLVLPVATASVERIFSAMNYVKNKLRNRMGDQYLNDCLVTFIEREMFLKVKECDIINRFQAMKERRIKATLPSHEGTEIEN, from the coding sequence ATGACTAGCTTTCACAATGTGGCACAAGATAAATACAATCACTTCCTTGCACCTAAAACAAATATTGTTGAGAGCTTTGCTGCCACCAATGAACAAGACAAGGCTAGATATATGGCTCGTTTAACCTATTCAATGAAGTGCTTGAAGTTTCTTTTAAGGCAAGGTTTGGCTGCCCGTGGACATTATGAAAGTGAAAAGTCACTTAATAAAGGAAATTTCCTTGAGATGTTGAGTATGCTAGCAGAAAACTTTGAAGAAGTTGGTAAGGTGGTTTTGAATAATGCTCCAAAGAATTGTAAGTTGACTGCTCCCGAAATACAAAAACAGATAGCTAATTGTTGTGCCAAAGAAACTACTAAGCTTATCATGGAAGACCTTGGTGATGAATATTTTGCAATACTTGCCGATGAATCTAGTGATGTGTACCAAAAAGAACAGTTGGCTCTTTGTTTGAGATATGTTGATAAAAAAGGAAGGGTAGTTGAGAGGTTCCTTGGTGTTGTTcatgttgaaaatactacttcCTTGACACTTAAAGCTGCAATTGAATCATTGCTTATGGAGCATTCCTTGAGCTTGTCTAAGGTCCGTGGGCAAGGCTATGACGGTGCTAGTAACATGAAGGGTCATGCTAATGGACTAAAGAAATTGATTATGGATGAGTGCCCTTCTGCCTATTATGTCCATTGCTTTGCACATCAACTCCAATTAACACTTGTGGCTGTTGCTAAGGAAAACCCAGATTGTGTGTGGTTCTTTGAGCAACTTAGATTTTTGTTAAATCTTCTTGGGAATTCTTGTAAGAAGACAGAAATGCTTAGAGTTGCACAAGCTCAAAGAATTGTAGAAGAACTAGATTTGGGTGACATTGAAACTGGAAAGGGTTTGAATCAAGAAATGGGTTTGGGCAGGCCAGCAGATACTCGTTGGGGATCTCACTATAAAACTGTTATGCATGTCCTATCTTTGTATCCTTCAATTCAAAAAGTTCTTATAATGGTTGGCAAGGATCGCTCTTTTGGTGCAGAATGTGCAAATGCACAAACAGTGTTGACAATATTCCAATCATTTGAGTTTGTTTTTATGGCACACTTGATGCAAACAGTACTTGGGTTCACATCTGACTTGAATCATGCTTTGCAGAAGAGGGATCAAGACATTGTTAATGCAGTAGGACTGATTTTATTGACAAAGTTTCAATTGCAGCAATTACGCGAGGATCCTGGATGGGATGATTTTCTTCAAGAAGTGCAATCTTTTTGTGTGAAGCATAAGATCAAGATCCCTGATATGGACTCTTTCTATCGGCCGGTTGGAAGAGATAGGAGGTTCTTTATTAAAATCAAGAATATGCATCGCTTCCATGTTGACATGTTTCTAAGTGTCATTGATAGACAACTACAAGAGCTTAATGAACGGTTTGATGAGGTAAACACAGATTTGCTCCTTTGTATGGCTGCATTTAGTCCTATAGATAACTTTGCTAGTTGGGACAAAGATAAGTTGATTAAGCTTGCACGGTTTTATCCTAATGATTTCTCAAGCACAGAGATGAACCATCTTCCATCAGCATTGAAACTCTTCCTCACTGAGATGCGTATAGATGAAAGGTTTAGAAAAGTAAAAAATCTTGCTAATCTTTCCATTATGATTGTTGAAACAAAATTGCACAATAGACATGAGATTGTTTACAAGCTTCTCAAATTGGTTCTGGTACTTCCAGTAGCAACAGCTAGTGTTGAAAGAATATTTTCTGCCATGAATTATGTGAAGAATAAATTGAGAAACAGGATGGGGGATCAATACTTGAATGATTGCTTGGTCACATTTATTGAGCGTGAGATGTTTTTGAAAGTCAAGGAGTGTGATATTATAAACCGCTTTCAAGCCATGAAGGAACGCAGAATTAAAGCTACTCTTCCAAGCCACGAAGGAACCGAAATAGAAAATTAG